The sequence atgtcgggccatgctcagagtagggttccgtagttactcctccgtcacaataagctaaactggagcttaaagtatagtagattgaacaaccaagggatgaactgtggatgtacgtctttttggaaactttttgcgataactcaaaaacagctaaactgatcatatccgctatagttttcgtttaatttcttttttaagctctacttccaagatttttttcatattttttggacctatggttcaaaagttagagggggggggggcacatttttttttatttcggagcgtttatctccgaatatattcactttatcaaaaaatgtttgttgaaggcCCCCATTAGTTTTgagagacctttccaacgatatcccacacagtagggttgaggcaaaaaaaaaaaatttcaccccccactttacgtgtaggggagataccctaaaaaaattaaaaattttagattttattgtacgactttctcggctttatttatttatttatacaattttctGAGACTTTTATTATACAACTTATATGATGAAGACAATTAGTATTTGAAGTCTGTTTATTTTATAGGAAATACCCATAACTTTAACTCATACCACCTCATACCTACTAAAGTTATGACCCACTTtggaaaatagtaaataaaaatttaataagtgATAAAGTTATGATCCTTAGACACCTTAGTCGTTCGAAATGAATAAgagataatttttaataaatgttaacttgtttgataagttttttttattttgtttctatttttatatttaattcacTGACAATAAAATCGACCATGAACTATGAGGGATGTATAGgataataataaatctgttGAATACGATGAATATAGCTACCTAACATTatttctaatttaaaataataaaatatttacttacccaTAGTAATTTGTACGATATAATTGTTTGATACGACAGACACTGTTGATTTACGATTCattgtcaatatttttattaaatatcacaACACTACGGATCTACGAAGTATGACGACGAACTTTTTAGATTACgaacaatttttaaaccgttacAGTAAGGACTATTCAACGAGTACTCTCTGTAGTAGATTGCTTAAGAATAAATCGTACGCTAAGCTGTCCATCTTTATATTTAAGGTACaacaaaaatactaattaaataatatgaatgtaatttgtTAATGATCGAGTCCTGTTATTAATAACCCTTTGAGCGAAAATAAATTAGCAGGTAGCGCTCTAATCacttttcattaaattttattgataacGAACATTGTTTACAATTCAGTTGGTTATTATTTCGAAAGTGAAAATATGAGTACATTTAACAAACATGTTTGTGTAAGTAAGTTTTTTAGTTATTGtgtaagtaagtttttttagttattgtGTAAGTAAGTTTTATAGTTATTGTGCAAGTAAGTTTTTTAGTTACCTTTGATTATTCGTGCCTTTGAACTTGATAAACGAGAGATAGGGTAAATCGTCTATTACTGGTcaccctccaattactggccaccttattatattaataagctAAATGACTATCGTTCTGATGATTAACttagattgtgtgattattaaacagaatcccttttagtataaggtggccagtaatagacggtttaccctatacctaaataaattagtctttatttttttaatactacgtcggtggcaaacaagcatacggcccgcttgacggtaaacagtctccgtcgCCTGCAACTCCTGAGAAGTTATGTGTGCTGATATACTGAGTATAGGGGTATAGGTAATTAAGTAACAAACATATTTAacattgaaataaatatcattatttcaATGTTAAATATGTTTGTTACTGTTTGCCTCATGGCAAATCTCTCCAATGAGTCCTGTCTCTCGATTGCAGGCTACGATGGAAACGAGATGTGCCGCCAGCGCCGCCAGCGGCCAGACAAATAAAACAAGCTTCCTGCTGCTAAGTTTCAAAGGTGTTGCTTTTCAACTTACatgttatatttttgtttatatctcAAATAGTTACAAAAATTGGAATGGAATTGCCGCCTTTTTCTGAAGGATTATTACGTACGGCCTTTATAGGTAACtccgaccaagctaagttggcagcgattttgatagcccagcctaagtaaacgtcataatttcatagaagtttaaaataacacttacactgACTGGGCTGAAAAAATCGCCGCcaaattatcttggtctgactctataagCGAATAACTTATCCTTTGGTTCCTTACAAATATGTCGATGCTTTTCAGATATACACTGTTTATATATTGTAGGGGGGACATtcttactaagtcccacggtaagcccaagaggcttgtgttgtgggtactcagacaaggaaatatattatatataaatacttaactacctacataaaaaactcccatgactcaggaacatctGTActcaacacaaataaatgcccttaccaggattcgaacccaggaccatcgacttaataggtagggtcactacccactaataggccagaccggtcgtcatatataATCCGCTACATATAGGTAAACTAATCAGTATAATTACTGCTAATGTTACtcagcagggatcggaaaccggtattttttgtatgggaacgaaaacggtattttttcgttctttgttaattatttcatttctaattgggcaatctaataatacgaagtcgttatctaaaaacacaaccgagtcctatatttggagtataaaataaaccgaaatatatgtttatttcatagtttttccaaaaaaaccggttccgatcccttaCTAGTATACCGAGTAATGAATGAgcgtatgcaaaatttcaaatcaatcggaaaccgggaagtgggtcaaatttagcttgcaagatttgacccgtacagaTACAGTTACATTGCAATTTAAAtacaagcttgtaaaaaaagcgtggcgttcaaagggttaaattgAGAATTTAGATTGTTTTAGAAGAAATTAAACGTTATTATAAAACTGTTTCGCtattaacttatttttagaGGATGCAAACAGAAGGGCGTGACgagaaaaactatttttatgaaTACGATTTATTAAGCGTAAAAACTACTTAACACTAAAACACAAAACCGTTACACAATATCAAGTGATATTTCGTCAAATTAAGGCAATTCAAACATTCAACTATTAAGATTAAGGCACGTTATTCAATTTCCGtaacttaaaactgaaattaaaaccatatttcAGTCTTATTTGTATGACAAATATTACTTGAGcgactaatatttattttattgatggTCAAAACTGTTACAAAAATTGACTTTGCAAATcatgcaaataaaaaaagactGAAGATTTGGCATTTTCACAGCTTCGAAAAGAATCAAATAACTTAATAACACTTCCTGCTATGGAAGACGAGCTTACAATTAAAAATTACTCTTGATCCCTTTCAACATCAGTCGTTTAGAAAAAGAAACtcacaatacaaaaatatggcAATTAAAATTAGATAATACGAATTGAttgttcaataataataaaaacatttaatcgACTAATGAAAAATCAAAGAATTATCTAAACATTTTGCCTAATTACTAAATTCCGAACGAATAAATGCAAgatattaaaactataaactTAAAAGAAATAGATTATAGACAACTTAGCAGACACAAGtgtccagggctataaccgcgaaaatcgaagttcgtcaattgagggcatttttctctgtcactctaattacgtcttagtgagagtaaaagagaaagatccccgcaatttgagaaaatcggttttcgcggtaagccccctggCTATTAAGAATTCTCATTTAacattctaaatttaaaactgtttgcatgtacagtcagttgcagagaaaaggtacatAGAGTTAGACGAAGCTAAGTTGgctgcgattttgatagcccagactgtgcaagtgttattttaaacgtcaaacttccatGAAATAACATTTAGATAACACTTGCAGTctcggctatcaaaatcgctgccaacttagcttggtctaactctagaaatttgtatgcaaaggtgctaagctaatagtattgctgactgtacatgacgTGTGATCGTGTGCGTGGCTCTTTTCTATGCAATACCCATATCAGACTAAAACACCTGCAGTTGTCCTTGAACATGTTTGAGGCAGGACTGTATTTCCTCAGCATCAGAAATCATGCCCTGCAGTTTATCCTGCACATCCACCAAAAATTCTCTATCAAACGTAGCCTTCTTTAAGGCACTCATGCAAAAGTTGATCAGTGCTTTGAAACATTGCTTTCTAGCCGCGTTATGTGGTTGATGGTCCCACACAGGTGTCGCCCGTACATAGCTCCAAGCTAGAAAAACATAGTCCATAACACTATTCCAGTGTTGAGACTCAACCAAAGTCTTCCCTTGCTCGATAACGCACTTCTTAAACGCGCCTAAATGCGTAGCAACCCTCGAATACGCCGGCGAATCAGTTTTAGAAGTCAAACGTGAAGATGGCAAgcttttaaatatgttacaCTTCAAGTAGCTTAAACGTTCTTCGAGAGGCGCTAAATCTGGAACAGGTATTTCCATGCGAATCTCCTTCTCGATTTCTGGGTGTTTGTAAGTGATAGTTTTAATGACATTGATCAGTTGTGTCGGGCTAAGTCCTTTCAAAGCCATATCAATCGGGCTTTTGAAATCGGCTTCTTGAGTTTTCTCTATACGAGGACGCTTGATGGGTGGTGTGCCTTTGATAGGGCTGGTGATTTTGAATTTCTGGGGTGTGCTGATGTCGCTAAAGTCTATTTTTTCTGGCGTGAGCGGGATCCTCTCGTCCAAGATGAGGCGTTTCCTTGGCGTGGAGCGGAGGGTGACGCCGGGCCGGGGCGGGGACGCGCGCGCGGGGAGGGCGCGGGGCGGGGACGCGCGCGCGGGGAGGGCGCGCGGCGGCGTGCGCACCGTCGACTGGAAGGACTGGCGCTTCAGGTCGATGTCGGGGGACCACGTCACCGGGAGACGCTTGCGACCTGGAAATAAAAATGGTGAAGTTAcacgtaatagtacattacgatacaagttcgaaaaataggaaattcgaaacgagtggcgataaattaaaacacgaccgaagggagtgttttaaatcgacacgagttgcgaattacctattcgcacatgtatcgtacaacgttttacagtacatatggccctttaaatgttcgacacagtaacgtaatatgctacttctcgcactagtgctataaagtagtaccatatgtactgtaaaaaaccTTTAGGTGCGTCCAAACCGCAGTTAACTTTAGCGTAGCAGAACTGTGAAACAATAGACAGTAATTAggttagttcgtgtcatccacgatgacgcgcagatttgtcaaatctagcctttaataacatgacaatacgagtgaaCGCACACATCgccgtgaatgacacgatctataatatgACTTGATAATTCAAATCAAAATCTGTCAGTTAGAAATCAGGGAGACAGTACTATGGGCAACTTTGTTTGGAGTctggtccaaaaaccaacagaaatgAGTCTTCTAtgtatgtacttcatttcgttatATGGGCActaagcggaattccattgcagaactgagatacatctttgtattttagtcaaaatgtcatccCATTATTAggctaggcaatagagtccaagtaagtaaattaaatgttGCGCGAACATCTGCGCACCGCTGCGAATGCGGCAACCTATTTGCCTCGCTCGCCCAGCagtggactctattgcctaggtaataagggtcatgacattttgactaaaatacaaatatatcagttctgcaatggaattccgcttggagcccatagaacgaaatgaagtacatagataTACCTATCTAATACCCTAATACTGAattctgttggtttttggatcATTGACGCAAAGTAGTTTTACTGGCGTGCTCTCTAGCATTAATTGAGCCTCTTTTACTATGTGACCATCCCCGAAATCACGTTTTTTTTGGCTGTTCCACAGAAAATATCGACAtctgatcagccaaaatgtGTGACGAAGTCAAAcattttttcgtgatttcggggttggtcccgtaTTAAAAGTAGCTCAGTGCTGCGAGTagaattgtttattgtttatttattaactaacttaCACTAACAGATATACCAAGCATGTAAGTTACTATACACTGAACTTAGTTTAACAAGACAACACTATACGAAAcagataaactttataaatataacaaattattgtattactactatatactatataaattactaataaCGCTAATATTAGGACGGTGTAGTCGAGGGTATGGAGATCGACTCCAAATACCGAGTTGCTGTGGCTAGGAGTCTCGGTTCCTTCTGTGAAAATATGTCTGTCTGGGGGTCGAATAGAAGGATATTATTTATGTGATTCAGTGCTGCATACAGAGGACTGGTGACTAAAGTTACTGTGTTGGTGCTGGGAATTGTAAAAAGAGGTGTGGGGCGAGGTCGAAGAGTAGTTCTCACAAATGGCGTAGGTACTTTAAAGGATCGAGCCTTGCATTTAAAGCCGCATGATGGGAGTCACCTGTATACGCAGAATAGTAACTTAGGGAAACTAATGATCAAATgagtgatgaaaatattttttataagttatttttatttattacttaaggAATGATCAGTCTTTGAAAGACAAAAAGATTACCTTAAAACTATACCCACCTCGTTGTTGTATCAGCAACTCATCAGGCGAAGCCGCCGGGCTGAGGTACCCAGACGGCAGCGCCGGCGAGCGCTCCCTTGCATTCGGCGTCAACCTTGTGTTAGCCAGCGGCTGCAGGGGCGCCGTGCGGGGCGCCAGTGGGGTCCGGGTgccgggcgcggcgcgggcgcccgGGGCGCCGGCGAGGGTCCCGGGCAGGGCGCCGGTGATGGTAACGGGCGGGGCGCCGGCGGTCCCGGGCGGgccggcgggcggcggcgacACGCGCAGGCGGTCCAGGCGCAGCGGGATCTCGGCCAGGGCGGCGCGCGTGCGGCCGGCCGGCGTCTGCTCCATTTGGGCTAATTGCAAATGAGTTTGTGGTTTTCCATATCAAACAATTGAAGAAGTGACGCAAATGACACAATCTAGGTATAACATTGGACAGTTATTGCGATTGGAAAGCGCATATTGAAACTTTAGGTtccaaagtaaataaatttgtttatgcATTAAGAAAAATTAGTCAGGTTGTGTCTCTTCAGGCCGCTATTACTGCTTATAATGGTTACGTGGATTCGGCCTTGCGATACGGAATTGTAACATGGGGAAATTCAACAGACAGAGAGGTCCTATTTTTGATTCAGAAACGATGTATGAGGGCCTTATTTGGACTCAAACTACATAACGGTACATAGTTTGTATATTTTGGAGGTTTGTTTATTTGTACATAAGCACAAATACATGTTTCAAGAGGTCCAGGAATTATCGTCCAGAGAAGTTCGAAACCAGTATATACATAAACTATACAAGCCC is a genomic window of Cydia pomonella isolate Wapato2018A chromosome 15, ilCydPomo1, whole genome shotgun sequence containing:
- the LOC133526004 gene encoding uncharacterized protein LOC133526004, with protein sequence MEQTPAGRTRAALAEIPLRLDRLRVSPPPAGPPGTAGAPPVTITGALPGTLAGAPGARAAPGTRTPLAPRTAPLQPLANTRLTPNARERSPALPSGYLSPAASPDELLIQQRGRKRLPVTWSPDIDLKRQSFQSTVRTPPRALPARASPPRALPARASPPRPGVTLRSTPRKRLILDERIPLTPEKIDFSDISTPQKFKITSPIKGTPPIKRPRIEKTQEADFKSPIDMALKGLSPTQLINVIKTITYKHPEIEKEIRMEIPVPDLAPLEERLSYLKCNIFKSLPSSRLTSKTDSPAYSRVATHLGAFKKCVIEQGKTLVESQHWNSVMDYVFLAWSYVRATPVWDHQPHNAARKQCFKALINFCMSALKKATFDREFLVDVQDKLQGMISDAEEIQSCLKHVQGQLQVF